A genomic segment from Spongiibacter sp. IMCC21906 encodes:
- a CDS encoding adenylosuccinate synthase — translation MSKNVVVLGTQWGDEGKGKIVDLLTDQAEAVARFQGGHNAGHTLVIGGEKTVLHLIPSGILRDGVTCLIGNGVVLSPEALLKEMGELEEKNVPVRERLRLSPACPLILPYHVALDVAREVARGDAKIGTTGRGIGPAYEDKVARRGLRLGDLFNPERFAVKLKEVMEYHNFMLTHYYKADAVDYQQTLDDALRMALELRPMVVDVTSALHEYREQGANILFEGAQGSLLDIDHGTYPFVTSSNTTAGGTATGSGFGPLYLDYVLGITKAYTTRVGSGPFPTELFDDIGAHLAKQGHEFGATTGRARRCGWFDGVALRQAVRINSVTGLCLTKLDVLDGLETVNLCVEYRDANGQSIAAPFDCEDYGDITPIYEALPGWTESTVGAKSLDELPANARAYIKRIEEIVGVPIDIISTGPDRVETIVLRHPFD, via the coding sequence GGTGCTGGGCACCCAATGGGGCGATGAAGGCAAAGGCAAGATCGTCGATTTATTGACGGATCAAGCTGAGGCCGTTGCCCGCTTTCAAGGTGGGCACAACGCCGGACATACCCTGGTTATTGGCGGCGAAAAAACGGTTTTACATCTGATTCCCTCAGGTATTTTACGCGATGGCGTGACCTGCTTGATTGGCAACGGTGTGGTCTTATCCCCCGAGGCCTTGTTGAAAGAAATGGGTGAACTGGAAGAGAAAAACGTACCGGTGCGGGAGCGTTTACGCTTAAGCCCAGCCTGTCCGCTGATTCTTCCTTATCATGTCGCCCTCGATGTGGCTCGTGAAGTTGCCCGTGGTGATGCCAAAATTGGCACCACAGGTCGCGGTATCGGTCCTGCCTATGAAGACAAAGTAGCTCGTCGTGGCCTGCGGTTGGGTGATTTGTTTAACCCTGAGCGTTTTGCGGTAAAGCTGAAAGAAGTGATGGAATATCACAACTTTATGCTGACCCACTATTACAAAGCTGACGCCGTGGATTATCAGCAGACATTGGACGATGCCCTGCGCATGGCTCTGGAGCTGCGGCCGATGGTGGTTGACGTGACCAGTGCTCTGCATGAGTACCGGGAGCAAGGCGCCAATATCCTCTTTGAAGGGGCACAAGGTTCCTTGTTGGATATCGACCATGGCACCTACCCGTTTGTGACGTCGTCGAACACTACTGCGGGTGGCACGGCGACAGGGAGTGGCTTTGGCCCCCTGTACCTCGATTACGTGTTGGGTATTACCAAGGCCTACACTACGCGAGTGGGCAGTGGTCCTTTCCCTACTGAGCTGTTTGACGACATCGGTGCGCACCTTGCCAAACAAGGCCATGAGTTTGGTGCGACCACCGGTCGTGCCCGCCGCTGTGGTTGGTTTGACGGTGTTGCTCTGCGCCAGGCAGTGCGCATCAACAGTGTAACCGGTTTGTGCTTAACCAAGCTGGACGTGCTTGATGGCCTGGAAACCGTCAATTTGTGCGTGGAATATCGCGATGCGAATGGGCAGTCTATTGCGGCGCCTTTTGATTGCGAAGACTACGGCGATATCACCCCGATTTATGAAGCCTTGCCAGGCTGGACTGAATCCACAGTGGGAGCCAAGTCTCTGGATGAGTTGCCCGCCAATGCCCGTGCGTATATTAAACGCATTGAAGAGATCGTCGGTGTGCCCATCGATATTATTTCCACCGGTCCTGACCGGGTAGAAACCATCGTGCTGCGCCATCCGTTTGATTGA
- a CDS encoding NAD-dependent succinate-semialdehyde dehydrogenase codes for MQLKNMSLLQTQLYINGQWQDAATSRQFAINNPADNRHITDVADGAGDDTLAAIASAKSALPAWKSKTANERAIILRRWYELMMDNQDDLATILSTEQGKPLAEAKGEIAYGASYVQWFAEEARRIEGDIIAPPSNDKRLMVIKQPVGVVTSITPWNFPNAMLARKAAPALAAGCTFVAKPASETPLSALALAVLAEEAGIPAGVFNVVCGSDSAAIGQAMTDSPSVNKLSFTGSTAVGKNLLAQCATTVKKTSMELGGNAPFIVFDDADIEAAIAGLMNSKFRNAGQTCVCTNRVYVQSGIYDQFIEGLTSAMKALKVGPATESSVDIGPLIHRKAVDKVQELIDSAIANGAVLSYQAKLEEMGSNNFYPPTLLTNVGPEMAICQDEIFGPVVAVQRFNDEEDAVAAANNTEAGLAAYFYTQDIARTWRVGEALEYGIVGINEGLISNAMAPFGGVKQSGFGREGSKYGLDDYLEIKYLCLGGLA; via the coding sequence ATGCAATTAAAAAATATGAGCCTATTGCAAACCCAGCTCTACATTAATGGCCAGTGGCAAGACGCTGCCACTTCTCGGCAATTTGCCATAAACAATCCCGCCGACAACCGCCATATTACGGACGTTGCCGATGGTGCAGGCGATGACACCCTTGCCGCTATTGCCTCGGCAAAATCCGCCCTACCGGCATGGAAAAGTAAGACGGCCAATGAGCGGGCCATTATTTTGCGGCGCTGGTATGAGCTGATGATGGACAACCAAGATGATTTGGCAACGATTCTCAGCACCGAGCAGGGAAAACCTTTAGCAGAAGCCAAGGGCGAAATTGCCTACGGGGCCAGTTATGTTCAGTGGTTTGCGGAAGAGGCCCGGCGTATTGAAGGCGATATTATTGCCCCTCCAAGCAACGACAAACGCTTAATGGTCATCAAACAGCCTGTGGGCGTGGTGACGTCGATCACCCCATGGAATTTCCCCAATGCCATGCTGGCACGCAAGGCAGCCCCTGCCCTCGCCGCCGGTTGTACCTTTGTCGCCAAGCCCGCTAGCGAGACGCCCTTGTCAGCATTGGCGCTGGCCGTACTCGCCGAAGAGGCTGGCATCCCTGCAGGGGTATTTAATGTGGTGTGTGGCAGCGATTCCGCTGCTATCGGCCAAGCAATGACCGATTCGCCCTCAGTGAATAAATTGAGTTTTACGGGTTCTACCGCGGTAGGCAAAAATTTGCTGGCCCAATGTGCCACTACCGTCAAAAAAACCTCAATGGAATTGGGTGGTAATGCACCTTTTATCGTTTTTGATGACGCCGATATAGAAGCTGCCATTGCGGGTCTAATGAACTCGAAATTTCGCAATGCGGGCCAAACCTGTGTGTGCACCAATCGGGTTTATGTACAAAGCGGCATTTACGATCAATTTATTGAGGGGCTGACATCGGCAATGAAAGCCTTAAAGGTTGGACCCGCAACAGAATCAAGCGTCGATATTGGTCCATTGATTCACAGAAAGGCCGTCGATAAGGTTCAGGAGCTCATTGACAGCGCGATTGCCAACGGCGCTGTTCTCTCTTATCAAGCCAAACTTGAAGAGATGGGCAGTAACAACTTTTATCCCCCCACCTTGCTCACCAATGTGGGGCCAGAGATGGCTATCTGCCAAGATGAAATTTTCGGTCCGGTTGTTGCTGTGCAACGCTTTAACGATGAGGAAGACGCCGTAGCCGCAGCGAACAACACCGAGGCGGGGCTAGCAGCCTATTTTTACACTCAGGATATCGCCAGAACCTGGCGGGTAGGTGAAGCGCTGGAATACGGCATTGTCGGCATCAACGAAGGGCTGATTTCCAACGCTATGGCACCCTTTGGCGGGGTGAAACAATCTGGCTTTGGCCGCGAGGGCTCTAAGTACGGGCTGGATGATTATCTGGAGATTAAATATCTCTGTCTGGGTGGTTTAGCTTAA